A genomic segment from Drosophila miranda strain MSH22 chromosome Y unlocalized genomic scaffold, D.miranda_PacBio2.1 Contig_Y47_pilon, whole genome shotgun sequence encodes:
- the LOC117194887 gene encoding uncharacterized protein LOC117194887, which yields MEQSTLDNDNPDEYFSDIIEMDLDGSCSSSTLSGRPPKKKKKTDISWLAEIAQERLEQQKDHHRKKEEHDVRQEKMVQDLISTQTKFQNDLLEVLKNKNK from the exons ATGGAGCAGAGCACATTGGACAACGACA ATCCtgatgagtacttttcggATATTATTGAGATGGACCTGGACGGATCTTGTAGCTCCAGCACCTTGTCTGGGCGTccgccaaagaaaaagaaaaagaccgACATTTCGTGGCTGGCAGAGATCGCCCAGGAGCGTCTCGAACAACAAAAGGACCACCACAGAAAGAAGGAGGAGCACGACGTTAGGCAGGAGAAGATGGTGCAGGACTTGATCAGCACCCAAACAAAATTCCAGAACGACTTATTagaagttttaaaaaataaaaataaataa